One genomic region from Lathamus discolor isolate bLatDis1 chromosome 9, bLatDis1.hap1, whole genome shotgun sequence encodes:
- the LOC136019417 gene encoding sestrin-3-like isoform X1, whose protein sequence is MIVCPQSVEHPRGSRCQRLPGQVVKMSGSDPERPQLLFVKVLASWGRLEAVTQQMGYHPQYLDSFLKMQHYLMHMDGPLPFDCRHYIAIMAAARHQCRYLVNLHVLQFLRAGGDPQWLRGLDFIPPKLRNLNEINKILAHRPWLITKEHIEKLLKISEWSWSLAELVHAVVLLAHCHALASFVFGCGCEQDEGLGGRGVLKPLSPGNQCFCEATTGNGCSQELLRINRKRSLDSCMELDSLRERMQRIHMETEGREETRLLQQDREEGADGAVTSAANLACYMQDPDFGYQDFARRDEDQTQVFRVQDYSWEDHGFSLVNRLYSDIGHLLDEKFRMVDGLQSSTMAKRQGCEPSVFKRGIWNYIHCMFGIRYDDYDYAEVNQLLERVLKVYIKTVTCYPEKTNSEMFDRFWRQFKHSEKVHVNLLILEARMQAELLYALQAITQYMVS, encoded by the exons GTAGTGAAGATGTCCGGCAGCGATCCCGAGCGGCCCCAGCTCCTTTTCGTGAAGGTGTTGGCGAGCTGGGGGCGGCTGGAGGCGGTGACCCAGCAGATGGGCTACCACCCGCAGTACCTTGACAGCTTCCTCAAGATGCAGCACTACCTGATGCACATGGATGGGCCGCTGCCCTTTGACTGCCGGCACTACATCGCCATCATG gcagcCGCCCGGCACCAGTGCCGGTACCTGGTGAACCTGCACGTGCTGCAGTTCCTGCGTGCAGGGGGAGATCCCCAGTGGCTGCGTGGCCTCGACTTCATCCCCCCAAAACTCCGCAACCTCAACGAGATCAACAAGATCCTGGCGCACCGGCCATGGCTCATCACCAAGGAGCACATCGAG aagctgctgaagatCAGTGAGTGGAGCTGGTCGCTGGCAGAGCTGGTGCACGCTGTTGTCCTCCTGGCCCACTGCCATGCACTCGCCAGCTTCGTGTTCGGCTGTGGCTGTGAGCAGGACGAGGGGCTGGGGGGCCGGGGCGTGCTGAAGCCTTTGTCCCCCGGGAACCAGTGCTTCTGCGAAGCCACCACCGGCAACggctgcagccaggagctgctgcgcATCAACCGCAAGCGG TCCCTGGACTCCTGCATGGAGCTGGATTCCCTCCGGGAACGCATGCAACGGATCCACATGGAGacagagggcagggaggagaccaggctgctgcagcaggaccgAGAGGAAG GTGCCGACGGGGCAGTCACCAGTGCTGCCAACCTCGCGTGCTACATGCAGGACCCCGACTTTGGGTACCAGGACTTTGCCCGGCGTGATGAGGATCAGACGCAGGTATTCAGAGTCCAG GATTACTCCTGGGAGGACCACGGCTTCTCACTGGTCAACCGCCTCTACTCTGACATCGGGCATCTCCTGGATGAGAAGTTTCGTATGGTGGATGGTCTGCAAAGCAGCACCATGGCCAAGCGGCAAGGCTGCGAACCCTCGGTCTTCAAGCGGGGCATCTGGAACTACATCCACTGCATGTTTGGCATTAG GTACGATGACTACGACTATGCAGAAGTGAACCAGCTCCTGGAGCGAGTGCTCAAAGTTTACATTAAAACTGTAACCTGCTACCCGGAGAAGACGAACTCGGAAATGTTTGACAGGTTCTGGAGGCAGTTCAAGCACAGTGAGAAG GTCCACGTGAACTTGCTCATCCTGGAAGCCCggatgcaggcagagctgctgtacGCGTTGCAGGCCATCACCCAGTACATGGTCTCCTAG
- the LOC136019417 gene encoding sestrin-3-like isoform X2 gives MIVCPQSVEHPRGSRCQRLPGQVVKMSGSDPERPQLLFVKVLASWGRLEAVTQQMGYHPQYLDSFLKMQHYLMHMDGPLPFDCRHYIAIMAAARHQCRYLVNLHVLQFLRAGGDPQWLRGLDFIPPKLRNLNEINKILAHRPWLITKEHIEKLLKISEWSWSLAELVHAVVLLAHCHALASFVFGCGCEQDEGLGGRGVLKPLSPGNQCFCEATTGNGCSQELLRINRKRSLDSCMELDSLRERMQRIHMETEGREETRLLQQDREEGADGAVTSAANLACYMQDPDFGYQDFARRDEDQTQDYSWEDHGFSLVNRLYSDIGHLLDEKFRMVDGLQSSTMAKRQGCEPSVFKRGIWNYIHCMFGIRYDDYDYAEVNQLLERVLKVYIKTVTCYPEKTNSEMFDRFWRQFKHSEKVHVNLLILEARMQAELLYALQAITQYMVS, from the exons GTAGTGAAGATGTCCGGCAGCGATCCCGAGCGGCCCCAGCTCCTTTTCGTGAAGGTGTTGGCGAGCTGGGGGCGGCTGGAGGCGGTGACCCAGCAGATGGGCTACCACCCGCAGTACCTTGACAGCTTCCTCAAGATGCAGCACTACCTGATGCACATGGATGGGCCGCTGCCCTTTGACTGCCGGCACTACATCGCCATCATG gcagcCGCCCGGCACCAGTGCCGGTACCTGGTGAACCTGCACGTGCTGCAGTTCCTGCGTGCAGGGGGAGATCCCCAGTGGCTGCGTGGCCTCGACTTCATCCCCCCAAAACTCCGCAACCTCAACGAGATCAACAAGATCCTGGCGCACCGGCCATGGCTCATCACCAAGGAGCACATCGAG aagctgctgaagatCAGTGAGTGGAGCTGGTCGCTGGCAGAGCTGGTGCACGCTGTTGTCCTCCTGGCCCACTGCCATGCACTCGCCAGCTTCGTGTTCGGCTGTGGCTGTGAGCAGGACGAGGGGCTGGGGGGCCGGGGCGTGCTGAAGCCTTTGTCCCCCGGGAACCAGTGCTTCTGCGAAGCCACCACCGGCAACggctgcagccaggagctgctgcgcATCAACCGCAAGCGG TCCCTGGACTCCTGCATGGAGCTGGATTCCCTCCGGGAACGCATGCAACGGATCCACATGGAGacagagggcagggaggagaccaggctgctgcagcaggaccgAGAGGAAG GTGCCGACGGGGCAGTCACCAGTGCTGCCAACCTCGCGTGCTACATGCAGGACCCCGACTTTGGGTACCAGGACTTTGCCCGGCGTGATGAGGATCAGACGCAG GATTACTCCTGGGAGGACCACGGCTTCTCACTGGTCAACCGCCTCTACTCTGACATCGGGCATCTCCTGGATGAGAAGTTTCGTATGGTGGATGGTCTGCAAAGCAGCACCATGGCCAAGCGGCAAGGCTGCGAACCCTCGGTCTTCAAGCGGGGCATCTGGAACTACATCCACTGCATGTTTGGCATTAG GTACGATGACTACGACTATGCAGAAGTGAACCAGCTCCTGGAGCGAGTGCTCAAAGTTTACATTAAAACTGTAACCTGCTACCCGGAGAAGACGAACTCGGAAATGTTTGACAGGTTCTGGAGGCAGTTCAAGCACAGTGAGAAG GTCCACGTGAACTTGCTCATCCTGGAAGCCCggatgcaggcagagctgctgtacGCGTTGCAGGCCATCACCCAGTACATGGTCTCCTAG